The following are encoded in a window of Bacillus oleivorans genomic DNA:
- a CDS encoding DUF421 domain-containing protein encodes MEEVNIGLLTIKVIVGFATLFFIIIITGRTSIYQLTPFHLVFVLVLGDFLGNTIYEDKVGIFHFLYAIGLWTFLMLGIEFMTLKNKSTRSLLLGNPNIIIRDGVMDRKLLTKNKLDVNQVLSILRQNNVFSVREVKYGILEANGQISLLLKSKYQKPDKQDLNLPESPVDLPTSLIIDGEILWDNLHELGFDQQWLDNQLTTNGYDNVKRILYADWRESEGIHVSPK; translated from the coding sequence TTGGAAGAAGTTAATATTGGTTTACTGACGATCAAAGTCATCGTTGGTTTTGCAACTTTATTTTTTATCATTATCATAACAGGCAGAACATCCATCTATCAGTTAACCCCGTTTCACTTAGTTTTTGTGTTAGTACTTGGAGATTTTTTAGGAAATACCATTTATGAAGATAAGGTAGGGATTTTTCATTTTTTATATGCCATCGGATTGTGGACGTTTCTTATGTTGGGAATAGAGTTTATGACTCTAAAAAATAAATCGACACGTTCTCTCTTATTAGGCAATCCTAACATCATCATTCGAGATGGTGTTATGGACAGAAAGTTACTTACAAAGAACAAATTGGATGTAAATCAAGTATTGAGTATACTCCGTCAAAATAATGTCTTTTCAGTTCGCGAAGTCAAATACGGTATATTGGAAGCTAATGGGCAAATAAGTTTATTATTAAAATCCAAGTATCAAAAACCAGACAAGCAAGATCTCAATCTTCCAGAAAGTCCAGTAGACCTCCCAACATCGTTAATTATAGATGGGGAAATTTTATGGGATAATTTACATGAACTCGGATTTGATCAACAGTGGTTAGATAACCAATTAACTACCAATGGATATGATAATGTAAAGCGTATACTTTACGCAGATTGGCGAGAGAGTGAAGGCATACATGTAAGTCCTAAATAA
- a CDS encoding CBO0543 family protein, with protein sequence MISIDNIFENLKEIRLLEDKLYHLELNGWLKNEFLTWEWWILVVFLVVPWVIWAKLVKRDIILEILLFGTIIILTTTLLDVVGAQYSFWDYPIAFLPFIPRAFPFDFSMVPVAYMLLYQYFRTWKSFILAQIIMALTYAYIGEPFCEWVKLVNYLEWRYRYSFIYYIIVGIVTRALILKLASLSKPQDLTTK encoded by the coding sequence GTGATATCAATAGATAATATATTTGAAAATCTTAAGGAAATACGTTTATTAGAAGATAAGCTGTATCATTTAGAATTAAATGGTTGGCTAAAAAATGAGTTTTTAACTTGGGAATGGTGGATACTAGTCGTTTTTTTAGTTGTGCCTTGGGTTATATGGGCTAAACTTGTTAAACGAGACATTATTTTAGAAATTTTGTTATTTGGTACCATAATTATCTTGACAACAACCTTATTAGATGTAGTTGGTGCACAATACAGTTTTTGGGATTACCCCATTGCATTCCTACCTTTTATTCCTAGGGCCTTTCCTTTTGATTTTTCAATGGTACCTGTAGCTTACATGTTGTTATATCAATATTTTAGAACATGGAAATCTTTTATTTTAGCCCAGATCATTATGGCACTAACATATGCCTATATAGGTGAACCCTTTTGCGAGTGGGTCAAACTTGTTAATTATTTAGAGTGGAGATACAGATATTCATTCATATATTACATCATTGTTGGAATTGTAACTCGAGCTTTAATACTAAAACTAGCCTCTTTATCTAAACCTCAAGATCTTACAACTAAGTAA